The window CGACTGTCTGCATTGCCATTCCCGCGTCGGCCACGATTGGTAATTGACTTAACCATGGAGGAATTGAATGGAACAGAACACTAATATCTGCTGGACCCCTCGTAAGGCCACGCTAGTAATCGCGACATTCCTCGCCGGAGGCACCATTGCTTTGGGGATAGCAGCGATGCTGCTGAACATCCGGCAACACAAGTACGAGGCTGCCCAGTACCCACTCAAGGTGTTCAGCATCTCCGATAATGAACTGGACCCAGCGGTCTGGGGGCGCGATTTCCCGCGTGAGTATGACACATTCAAAATGACCTCCGATACAACGTTCAAGACTCCATACGGCGGATCCGTGCCCTATAGTAAGCTCGAAAGGGTGCCGGCAATGAAGCGGATATGGGCGGGATATGCCTTCTCCATCGATCACAATGAGGAGCGAGGGCACTTCTACTCGCTGATAGACCAGAAAAGGACAAAGCGGATTGTCGTGAAGAAGCAGCCGGGGGCATGCGCCAACTGCCACTCCGCTGAAACTCCCCAACTCATAGCTGAGATGGGATGGGAGAAGTTCAATCATACTCCTTACGACGAACTGAAAGACAGACTCCACACCGGCACATCTTGCGCCGATTGCCACGATCCTAAGACCATGGAACTACGTGTCACCCGGCAGGCATTCAAGAATGCGATGGCCGAGCGCGGCATCGACCTGTCTAAAGCGACCAGGCAAGAGATGCGTTCCTACGTATGCGGCCAATGTCACGTCGAGTATTATTTCAAGGGCGATAACAAGGTCCTCACGTTCCCCTGGAAGAAGGGGCTAAGCATCGATAACATCGAGGCTCACTACGACCAATATGGCTTCAGCGACTGGAAGCATAAAGAGACCGGCGCGGATATGATCAAAATTCAGCACCCCGAATTCGAAACGTGGTCCTCAGGCATCCATGCCAGAGCCGGCGTCTCTTGCGCGGATTGCCACATGCCATACATACGTGACGGCGCCGTGAAGGTCTCCAGCCACTGGCTAAGAAGCCCTCTCGCCAATATAAGCCAAAGCTGTCAGACTTGCCACAAGGATGACGAGGCTGAGCTGAAGGGCCGTGTCTTGGAGATACAGGATCGAACAGCTAAGCTTCTTAGAAGAACCGAAGTCGCGTTGGTTGATGCCATTGACGCGATAGTCGCCGCTCAAAAGTCAGGCGCAAGCGATGAGGCCCTAAAGGAAGCACGGCACCTGCATAGACGAGCATCACTGCGCTGGGACTTCGTCTCCTCCGAAAACGGAACCGGATTCCACAGCCCGCAAGAGGCTGCAAGAGTCCTCGCAGACGCGATCGACTACGCCCGTCAGGCACAGTTGTCAGCAGAGAGGGTGAAGCGATAGAGCATTGGTGCGAGATAAAAGTCAGTAATCTTCAAAAGCCATGGCCCCAAAGGCTGTGGCTTTTTTGTGTAATCCTACTACTCAGTGATAAGAGACACCCCCGACCCCTGCACCACTTCCATCGCTATCTCTACCCACCGCCACAAGCGCTGGGGCTTATAGGCTACTGTGCTGATGTCTTTTTGTATTAGCTTTAAGGGGCAAAAGTGGTGTAAGGTAATGCCTAATGAAGCTATTTGTTGCCTGGCTTTCAGTCGGGCGAATACAATCGAAATGTCCATAATACAGCCTGTCTGGCAGCGGTGATTAAGGTATGATGAAGTTCAGATTTGAGCAATAGCGTAGAAGGAAGCAGTGATGAACGAAACGTCTATACGATGTGAGATGACAGGCGACCACGCAGCGATTTGTAGTATTGTCTACGCGGCGTTTCTGAATCA of the bacterium genome contains:
- a CDS encoding ammonia-forming cytochrome c nitrite reductase subunit c552 translates to MEQNTNICWTPRKATLVIATFLAGGTIALGIAAMLLNIRQHKYEAAQYPLKVFSISDNELDPAVWGRDFPREYDTFKMTSDTTFKTPYGGSVPYSKLERVPAMKRIWAGYAFSIDHNEERGHFYSLIDQKRTKRIVVKKQPGACANCHSAETPQLIAEMGWEKFNHTPYDELKDRLHTGTSCADCHDPKTMELRVTRQAFKNAMAERGIDLSKATRQEMRSYVCGQCHVEYYFKGDNKVLTFPWKKGLSIDNIEAHYDQYGFSDWKHKETGADMIKIQHPEFETWSSGIHARAGVSCADCHMPYIRDGAVKVSSHWLRSPLANISQSCQTCHKDDEAELKGRVLEIQDRTAKLLRRTEVALVDAIDAIVAAQKSGASDEALKEARHLHRRASLRWDFVSSENGTGFHSPQEAARVLADAIDYARQAQLSAERVKR